One genomic region from Actinocatenispora thailandica encodes:
- a CDS encoding dihydroorotase, whose amino-acid sequence MSSFVLTGARILGTEKTDIVITDGVVTEVAPGADAPGATRIDADGLVALPGLVDLHTHLREPGREDAETVESGSRAAALGGYTAVCAMANTDPVADTAGVVEQVYRLGRDAGLVHVQPIGAVTVGLAGERLAELGAMADSAAAVRIFSDDGNCVSDPRLMRRALEYVKAFDGVIAQHAEEPRLTAGAQLHEGEWSARLGLTGWPAVAEEAIIARDVLLAEHVGARLHICHVSTAGSVEILRWAKARGIRVTAEVTPHHLLLTDALAESYDPVFKVNPPLRTDADVAALRAALAEGVVDVVATDHAPHTVEDKECEWPYARPGMLGLQTALPVVLDTMFEPGSAGAVDLAPGRLDWDGLAERMSRRPARIAGLAEHGRDPAPGAPANLTLVDPAARVTVEPGELASGSRNTPYSGRTLPGRVVATFLAGTPTVLDGKAQQ is encoded by the coding sequence GTGAGCAGCTTCGTGCTGACCGGTGCCCGGATCCTGGGCACCGAGAAGACCGACATCGTGATCACCGACGGAGTGGTCACCGAGGTCGCCCCCGGCGCCGACGCGCCGGGTGCGACCCGCATCGACGCGGACGGTCTGGTGGCCCTGCCGGGCCTGGTCGACCTGCACACCCACCTGCGCGAGCCGGGCCGGGAGGACGCCGAGACCGTCGAGTCCGGCTCCCGGGCGGCGGCGCTCGGCGGGTACACCGCGGTGTGCGCGATGGCCAACACCGACCCGGTGGCCGACACCGCCGGCGTGGTCGAGCAGGTGTACCGGCTGGGCCGGGACGCCGGGCTGGTGCACGTCCAGCCGATCGGCGCGGTCACCGTCGGCCTCGCCGGTGAACGGCTGGCCGAGCTGGGCGCGATGGCCGACTCGGCCGCCGCGGTCCGGATCTTCTCCGACGACGGCAACTGTGTGTCCGACCCGCGGCTGATGCGCCGCGCCCTGGAGTACGTCAAGGCGTTCGACGGGGTGATCGCGCAGCACGCCGAGGAGCCGCGGCTGACCGCCGGCGCCCAGCTGCACGAGGGCGAGTGGTCGGCGCGGCTGGGGTTGACCGGCTGGCCGGCGGTCGCCGAGGAGGCGATCATCGCCCGCGACGTGCTGCTCGCCGAGCACGTCGGCGCCCGGCTGCACATCTGCCACGTGTCCACCGCGGGCAGCGTGGAGATCCTGCGCTGGGCCAAGGCCCGCGGGATCCGGGTCACCGCCGAGGTCACCCCGCACCACCTGCTGCTGACCGACGCGCTGGCGGAGAGCTACGACCCGGTGTTCAAGGTCAACCCGCCGCTGCGTACCGACGCCGACGTTGCCGCGCTGCGCGCCGCGCTGGCCGAGGGCGTGGTCGACGTGGTGGCCACCGATCATGCCCCGCACACCGTCGAGGACAAGGAGTGCGAGTGGCCGTACGCGCGGCCCGGCATGCTCGGCCTGCAGACCGCCCTGCCGGTGGTCCTGGACACCATGTTCGAGCCGGGTTCCGCCGGCGCGGTCGACCTCGCGCCCGGTCGGCTCGACTGGGACGGCCTCGCGGAACGGATGAGCCGACGGCCGGCGCGCATCGCCGGACTGGCCGAGCACGGCCGCGACCCCGCCCCGGGGGCCCCGGCGAACCTGACGCTGGTCGATCCGGCGGCCCGGGTGACGGTGGAGCCGGGCGAACTCGCCTCGGGCAGCCGCAACACCCCGTACTCGGGGCGCACCCTGCCGGGCCGCGTGGTGGCGACGTTCCTCGCCGGCACGCCGACCGTGTTGGACGGGAAGGCACAACAGTGA
- the carA gene encoding glutamine-hydrolyzing carbamoyl-phosphate synthase small subunit yields MSTDKTAILVLEDGRTFTGEAFGARGETFGEAVFNTGMTGYQETLTDPSYRGQIVAMTAPHIGNTGVNGEDAESDRMWLAGYVARDPARIASNWRATGSLADRLVEQGVVGIAGIDTRALTRHLRERGAMRVGVSSLDTDPAALLAKVRAAPQMVGANLVGEVTTAQPYSVAAEGPHRFTVAALDLGIKRNTPRRLAARGVTTHVLPATATLDDVLATGADAVFLSNGPGDPATADEQVELTRALLARKVPIFGICFGNQILGRALGFGTYKLAYGHHGINQPVQDRTTGKVEVTAHNHGFAVDAPRESATDTEYGRVEVSHVCLNDDVVEGLRVTDGERTAAFSVQYHPEAAAGPHDADYLFDRFTTLIEGQARPATATQGGPANA; encoded by the coding sequence ATGAGTACAGACAAGACCGCGATCCTGGTCCTGGAGGACGGCCGTACCTTCACCGGCGAGGCGTTCGGCGCCCGGGGGGAGACGTTCGGCGAGGCGGTGTTCAACACCGGCATGACCGGCTACCAGGAGACGCTGACCGATCCGTCGTACCGCGGCCAGATCGTCGCGATGACCGCGCCGCACATCGGCAACACCGGAGTGAACGGCGAGGACGCCGAGTCCGACCGGATGTGGCTGGCCGGCTACGTGGCGCGCGACCCGGCCCGGATCGCCTCGAACTGGCGGGCCACCGGCTCGCTCGCCGACCGGCTGGTCGAGCAGGGGGTCGTGGGCATCGCCGGCATCGACACCCGGGCACTCACCCGCCACCTGCGCGAACGCGGCGCGATGCGGGTCGGCGTGTCCAGCCTGGACACCGACCCGGCGGCGCTGCTGGCGAAGGTACGGGCGGCGCCGCAGATGGTCGGCGCCAACCTGGTCGGCGAGGTCACCACGGCGCAGCCGTACTCGGTGGCCGCCGAGGGCCCGCACCGGTTCACGGTGGCGGCGCTGGATCTCGGCATCAAGCGCAACACGCCGCGCCGGCTGGCCGCCCGCGGCGTGACCACGCACGTGTTGCCAGCCACCGCCACGCTCGACGACGTGCTGGCCACCGGCGCGGACGCGGTCTTCTTGTCCAACGGCCCGGGCGACCCGGCCACCGCCGACGAGCAGGTCGAGCTGACCCGGGCGCTGCTGGCCCGCAAGGTGCCGATCTTCGGCATCTGCTTCGGCAACCAGATCCTCGGCCGCGCGCTCGGCTTCGGCACCTACAAGCTGGCCTACGGCCACCACGGCATCAACCAGCCGGTGCAGGACCGGACGACCGGCAAGGTCGAGGTCACCGCGCACAACCACGGCTTCGCCGTCGACGCACCGCGGGAGAGCGCGACCGACACCGAGTACGGCCGGGTCGAGGTCAGTCACGTGTGCCTCAACGACGACGTGGTCGAGGGGCTGCGGGTCACCGACGGCGAGCGCACCGCGGCGTTCTCGGTGCAGTACCACCCGGAGGCGGCGGCTGGACCACACGACGCCGACTACCTGTTCGACAGGTTCACCACATTGATCGAGGGGCAGGCGCGACCGGCCACCGCAACGCAAGGGGGGCCGGCGAATGCCTAG
- the carB gene encoding carbamoyl-phosphate synthase large subunit, translating to MPRRTDIRHVLVIGSGPIVIGQACEFDYSGTQACRVLRAEGLRVTLVNSNPATIMTDPEFADATYVEPITTDFIEQVITAEAANGHPIDALLATLGGQTALNTAVALDEQGILAKHGVELIGADIEAIGRGEDREKFKQVVREVGGDVPRSAVCHSMDEVRATVAELGLPVVIRPSFTMGGLGSGMAHDPEQLERIAGAGLAASPTTEVLIEESVLGWKEYELELMRDRNDNVVIVCSIENVDPMGVHTGDSVTVAPAMTLTDREYQQMRDLAIAVLRKVGVDTGGCNIQFAVNPVDGRMIVIEMNPRVSRSSALASKATGFPIAKIAAKLAVGYTLDEIPNDITKATPAAFEPALDYVVVKIPRFTFEKFPGADPELTTTMKSVGEAMSLGRSFGEALNKAMRSMETKAVGFWTHDGAPASAEELLTALRTPHDGRLYTVERALRAGASVPQVCEASGMDPWFVDQVAALVELRAEITEAAVLDAALLRRAKRAGLSDRQLAALRPELAGEDGVRRLRHRLGVRPVYKTVDTCAAEFAATTPYHYSAYETDPAAETEVAPSARPKVLILGSGPNRIGQGIEFDYSCVHAVMALRDPAAGDGGYETVMVNCNPETVSTDYDTADRLYFEPLTFEDVLEVVHAEDSSGKAAGGPGVVGVVVQLGGQTPLGLARRLADAGVPVVGTSPASIDAAEDRGLFGKLLTDAGLTAPQYGTATSFEEAKQIADEIGYPVLVRPSYVLGGRGMEIVYDEATLRGYIERATEASPEHPVLVDRFLDDAIEIDVDALCDGGQVFLGGVMEHIEEAGVHSGDSSCALPPITLGASDIEQVRRYTEAIAHGVGVRGLLNVQYALKDDQLYVLEANPRASRTVPFVSKATGVSLAKAAARIMLGATIEQLRGEGMLPATGDNAVLPADAPVAVKEAVLPFKRFRTLEGRGVDSLLGPEMKSTGEVMGIDTSFGHAFAKSQAAVYGSLPTSGTVFVSAANRDKRALIFPVKRLADLGFEIVATAGTAQVLRRHGIATRVVRKHFEDPAGDAGPNAVELIESGGVALVINTPHGSGPRVDGYEIRSAAVTTDTPCITTVQGASAAIMGIEALIRGEMTVRPLQALHATGRGA from the coding sequence ATGCCTAGGCGCACCGACATCCGACACGTGCTGGTGATCGGCTCCGGGCCGATCGTGATCGGCCAGGCGTGCGAGTTCGACTACTCCGGCACCCAGGCGTGCCGGGTGCTGCGGGCCGAGGGGCTGCGGGTCACGCTGGTCAACTCGAACCCGGCGACCATCATGACCGACCCGGAGTTCGCCGACGCCACCTACGTCGAGCCGATCACCACGGACTTCATCGAGCAGGTGATCACCGCCGAGGCGGCGAACGGGCATCCGATCGACGCGCTGCTCGCCACGCTCGGCGGCCAGACCGCGCTCAACACCGCGGTCGCCCTGGACGAGCAGGGCATCCTGGCCAAGCACGGGGTCGAGCTGATCGGCGCCGACATCGAGGCGATCGGCCGGGGCGAGGACCGGGAGAAGTTCAAGCAGGTGGTCCGGGAGGTCGGCGGGGACGTGCCGCGCAGCGCGGTGTGCCACTCGATGGACGAGGTCCGGGCCACCGTCGCCGAACTCGGCCTGCCGGTGGTGATCCGGCCCAGCTTCACGATGGGCGGCCTGGGGTCCGGCATGGCGCACGATCCCGAGCAGCTGGAGCGCATCGCCGGCGCGGGGCTGGCCGCGAGCCCCACCACCGAGGTGCTCATCGAGGAAAGCGTGCTCGGCTGGAAGGAGTACGAGCTGGAGCTGATGCGCGACCGCAACGACAACGTCGTGATCGTCTGCTCCATCGAGAACGTCGACCCGATGGGCGTGCACACCGGCGACTCGGTCACCGTGGCGCCGGCGATGACGCTGACCGACCGGGAGTACCAGCAGATGCGCGACCTCGCGATCGCGGTACTGCGCAAGGTCGGGGTGGACACCGGCGGCTGCAACATCCAGTTCGCGGTCAACCCGGTCGACGGTCGGATGATCGTGATCGAGATGAACCCGCGGGTGTCGCGCTCCTCGGCGCTGGCGTCGAAGGCCACCGGCTTCCCGATCGCGAAGATCGCCGCGAAGCTGGCCGTCGGCTACACCCTGGACGAGATCCCGAACGACATCACGAAGGCGACGCCGGCGGCGTTCGAGCCGGCGCTGGACTACGTGGTGGTCAAGATCCCGCGGTTCACCTTCGAGAAGTTCCCCGGCGCCGATCCGGAGCTGACCACGACGATGAAGTCGGTCGGCGAGGCGATGTCGCTGGGCCGCAGCTTCGGCGAGGCGCTGAACAAGGCGATGCGGTCGATGGAGACCAAAGCCGTCGGTTTCTGGACCCACGACGGCGCACCGGCGAGCGCCGAGGAGCTGCTCACCGCGCTGCGCACCCCGCACGACGGCCGGCTGTACACGGTGGAGCGCGCGCTGCGCGCCGGCGCCAGCGTGCCGCAGGTGTGCGAGGCGTCCGGGATGGACCCGTGGTTCGTCGACCAGGTCGCGGCGCTGGTCGAGTTGCGCGCCGAGATCACCGAGGCGGCGGTGCTGGACGCGGCGCTGCTGCGCCGGGCCAAGCGGGCCGGGCTGTCCGACCGGCAGCTCGCCGCGCTGCGCCCGGAGCTGGCCGGCGAGGACGGCGTGCGCCGGTTGCGACACCGCCTCGGGGTGCGCCCGGTGTACAAGACGGTGGACACCTGCGCGGCCGAGTTCGCCGCGACGACGCCCTACCACTACTCGGCGTACGAGACCGATCCGGCCGCGGAGACCGAGGTGGCGCCGTCGGCGCGGCCGAAGGTGCTGATCCTCGGGTCCGGGCCGAACCGGATCGGGCAGGGCATCGAGTTCGACTACTCGTGCGTGCACGCGGTGATGGCGCTGCGCGACCCGGCCGCCGGCGACGGCGGCTACGAGACGGTCATGGTCAACTGCAACCCGGAGACGGTGTCGACCGACTACGACACCGCCGACCGGCTCTACTTCGAGCCGCTGACCTTCGAGGACGTGCTGGAGGTCGTGCACGCCGAGGACTCGTCCGGCAAGGCGGCCGGCGGCCCGGGGGTGGTCGGGGTGGTCGTGCAGCTGGGCGGCCAGACGCCGCTGGGGCTGGCGCGGCGGCTCGCCGACGCCGGGGTACCGGTGGTCGGCACCAGCCCGGCGAGCATCGACGCGGCGGAGGACCGCGGACTGTTCGGCAAGCTGCTGACCGACGCCGGCCTGACCGCCCCGCAGTACGGCACCGCCACCTCGTTCGAGGAGGCGAAGCAGATCGCCGACGAGATCGGCTATCCGGTGCTGGTGCGCCCGTCCTACGTGTTGGGCGGGCGGGGCATGGAGATCGTCTACGACGAGGCCACCCTGCGCGGCTACATCGAGCGCGCCACGGAGGCCTCGCCGGAGCACCCGGTACTGGTGGACCGGTTCCTGGACGACGCGATCGAGATCGACGTCGACGCGCTGTGCGACGGCGGGCAGGTGTTCCTGGGCGGCGTGATGGAGCACATCGAGGAGGCCGGGGTGCACTCCGGTGACTCGTCCTGCGCGCTGCCGCCGATCACCCTCGGCGCCTCGGACATCGAGCAGGTCCGCCGCTACACCGAGGCGATCGCGCACGGCGTCGGGGTGCGCGGGCTGCTCAACGTGCAGTACGCGCTGAAGGACGACCAGCTGTACGTGCTGGAGGCCAACCCGCGGGCCAGCCGGACGGTGCCGTTCGTGTCGAAGGCGACCGGGGTGTCGCTGGCGAAGGCGGCGGCCCGGATCATGCTGGGCGCCACCATCGAGCAGTTGCGCGGCGAGGGCATGCTGCCGGCGACCGGGGACAACGCCGTGCTGCCCGCCGACGCGCCGGTCGCGGTGAAGGAGGCGGTGCTGCCGTTCAAGCGGTTCCGCACCCTGGAGGGCCGCGGCGTCGACTCGCTGCTCGGGCCGGAGATGAAGTCCACCGGCGAGGTGATGGGCATCGACACCAGCTTCGGCCACGCGTTCGCCAAGTCCCAGGCCGCCGTCTACGGGTCGCTGCCGACCTCGGGCACCGTGTTCGTCTCCGCCGCGAACCGGGACAAGCGGGCGCTGATCTTCCCGGTGAAGCGGCTCGCCGACCTGGGCTTCGAGATCGTCGCCACCGCCGGCACCGCGCAGGTGCTGCGCCGGCACGGGATCGCCACCCGGGTGGTGCGCAAGCACTTCGAGGACCCGGCCGGTGACGCCGGTCCGAACGCGGTCGAGCTGATCGAGTCCGGCGGGGTGGCACTGGTGATCAACACGCCGCACGGGTCCGGGCCGCGCGTCGACGGGTACGAGATCCGCAGCGCGGCGGTCACCACCGACACCCCGTGCATCACCACGGTGCAGGGCGCGTCGGCGGCGATCATGGGCATCGAGGCGCTGATCCGCGGCGAGATGACGGTGCGGCCGTTGCAGGCGCTGCACGCCACCGGGCGCGGCGCCTGA
- a CDS encoding quinone-dependent dihydroorotate dehydrogenase yields MMYRQLLRPALFRLGGGDAEVAHTATLRALAGLGGGSARLTALWAATARYRKHARATPVELFGLRFPNPVGLAAGLDKDGIALPAWPALGFGFVEVGTVTRYPQPGNPRPRLFRLPASEALINRMGFNNAGAAALASRLATLGRLPVPLGVSIGKSKVTPLSAAVEDYLVSLRTLYAHGDYFAINVSSPNTPGLRTLQDAGALTELLTALSAESRLLAAGGPPRPLLVKVSPDLTEPALAELLQVCTDAGVAGVIATNTTLARDGLAGTDSATGAEPGGLSGRPLHERAVRLVRFVHGETGGRLPVIGVGGILDAHGALRMLDAGASLVQLYTGFIYRGPELVRQINRAVGQTVYRPRVPATSSQEPR; encoded by the coding sequence CTGATGTACCGGCAGCTGCTGCGCCCGGCGCTGTTCCGGCTGGGCGGCGGGGACGCGGAGGTGGCGCACACCGCGACGCTGCGGGCGCTGGCCGGGCTCGGCGGCGGGTCGGCCCGGCTCACCGCGCTGTGGGCCGCGACCGCCCGCTACCGCAAACACGCCCGGGCGACCCCGGTGGAACTGTTCGGCCTGCGGTTCCCCAACCCGGTGGGGCTCGCCGCCGGGTTGGACAAGGACGGCATCGCGCTGCCGGCGTGGCCGGCGCTCGGCTTCGGGTTCGTCGAGGTCGGCACGGTCACCCGGTACCCGCAACCGGGCAACCCACGGCCGCGGCTGTTCCGGCTGCCGGCCTCGGAGGCGCTGATCAACCGGATGGGTTTCAACAACGCCGGTGCCGCGGCGCTGGCGTCCAGGCTGGCCACGCTGGGGCGGCTGCCGGTGCCGCTGGGCGTCAGCATCGGCAAGTCGAAGGTGACGCCGCTGTCCGCGGCGGTCGAGGACTACCTGGTCTCGCTGCGCACCCTGTACGCGCACGGCGACTACTTCGCGATCAACGTGTCCTCGCCGAACACCCCGGGGCTGCGGACGTTGCAGGACGCCGGGGCGCTCACCGAGCTGCTGACGGCGCTGTCCGCCGAGTCCCGCCTGCTGGCCGCGGGCGGGCCACCCCGCCCGCTGCTGGTGAAGGTGTCGCCGGACCTGACGGAGCCGGCACTGGCCGAACTGCTGCAGGTCTGCACGGACGCCGGGGTCGCCGGCGTCATCGCCACGAACACGACGCTCGCACGCGACGGCCTGGCCGGCACCGATTCGGCCACCGGTGCCGAGCCGGGCGGGTTGTCGGGCCGGCCGTTGCACGAACGTGCGGTGCGGCTGGTCCGGTTCGTGCACGGTGAGACCGGCGGCCGGTTGCCGGTGATCGGCGTGGGCGGCATCCTCGATGCGCACGGCGCGCTGCGGATGCTGGACGCCGGTGCCAGCCTGGTCCAGCTCTACACCGGCTTCATCTACCGCGGGCCGGAGCTGGTCCGCCAGATCAACCGCGCGGTCGGCCAGACGGTGTACCGGCCGCGGGTGCCCGCAACCAGCAGTCAGGAGCCGCGATGA
- the pyrF gene encoding orotidine-5'-phosphate decarboxylase yields MTDVDSSFAARLAAAGAARPALCVGIDPHPGLLSAWGLGDDPAGLDRFARTVVEALADRVAVLKPQSAFFERHGSRGVAVLETVIAEARAAGALVLVDAKRGDIGSTVAAYADAYLNPASPLAGDAVTASPYLGFGSLAPMFDQAAAHGKGVFVLALTSNPEGAAVQRAVAADGRTVAGTILDELAARNIGATPFGSLGAVVGATAAGGIGHDLAKVNGPLLAPGLGAQGGRPEDLADLFGPALPLVLPAYSREILQNGPSIDALRISANTVWRSCASVLGRSA; encoded by the coding sequence ATGACCGATGTAGACAGCTCGTTCGCCGCCCGGCTGGCCGCCGCCGGTGCCGCCCGGCCGGCGCTGTGCGTCGGCATCGACCCGCATCCCGGGCTGCTGTCCGCCTGGGGCCTGGGCGACGACCCGGCCGGTCTGGACCGGTTCGCCCGTACCGTCGTGGAGGCGCTCGCCGACCGGGTCGCGGTGCTCAAACCGCAGTCGGCGTTCTTCGAACGGCACGGTTCCCGCGGCGTCGCGGTGCTGGAGACGGTGATCGCGGAGGCGCGGGCGGCCGGCGCGCTGGTGCTGGTGGACGCCAAGCGCGGCGACATCGGCTCGACCGTCGCCGCCTACGCCGACGCCTACCTGAACCCTGCCAGCCCGCTCGCCGGCGACGCGGTGACCGCCAGCCCGTACCTCGGGTTCGGGTCGCTCGCGCCGATGTTCGACCAGGCTGCGGCGCACGGTAAGGGCGTGTTCGTGCTGGCGCTGACCTCGAACCCGGAGGGCGCCGCGGTGCAGCGGGCAGTGGCCGCGGACGGCCGTACCGTGGCCGGCACGATCCTGGACGAGCTGGCCGCCCGCAACATCGGTGCCACCCCGTTCGGGTCGCTCGGGGCGGTGGTCGGGGCGACCGCGGCGGGCGGAATCGGTCACGATCTGGCGAAGGTGAACGGGCCGTTGCTGGCACCTGGCCTGGGTGCGCAGGGTGGCCGGCCGGAGGACCTGGCCGACCTGTTCGGCCCGGCGTTGCCGCTGGTCCTGCCCGCATACTCCCGCGAAATACTACAAAACGGACCGTCAATCGACGCGTTGCGTATCTCCGCCAACACGGTC